The Lutibacter sp. A64 genome segment CTCATAAAGAAATTCATAAAACTGCATTGGGAGCTACGGAATCTGTAGCTTGGGAATATGCTGAAGATACCTTAACTTTAGTTGAGAAATTAAAAAATGAAAAGATTAAAATTTTAGCTATTGAACAAGCTGAAGACAGTACTATGTTGCAAGATTTTACGCTAGAACCCAGCCAAAAATATGCTGTTGTTATGGGAAATGAAGTAAAAGGAGTGCAACAAGCAGTAGTTTCTGCAAGTAATTATTGTATTGAAATTCCACAATTTGGAACCAAACACTCTTTAAATATTTCGGTAAGTTGTGGTGTTGTACTTTGGGATTTGTTTAAAAAGTTTAAATTCTAATATTGGATTATACTTTACACACCGTTATTTATTATTATACAATTTAGAAACCTCATTAAAATTGGTTGATGCATTAATTTTATAGAAATAATTCAATTGCCATTTTTGAGATAATTGAGCTTGTTTATTTTTTGTAACGTCCCAACTCGGATACACTCTAAATGCTCTCTTTCCTTCTTTGTTTACTGTTGATATTATTCCTTTTTTAATCAGTATAGATTTTGGAAAAACAAATTGCCCAAATTCATTTTGTGTACGCACGTTTACAATAAAAAAATCTATTGTGTCGGTTTCATTAAAAGGTTCAATTATTCC includes the following:
- a CDS encoding RNA methyltransferase codes for the protein MRKLKNSELGRLNVEDFKKTEKIPLIVILDNIRSLNNIGSVFRTSDAFLIEKIYLCGITAQPPHKEIHKTALGATESVAWEYAEDTLTLVEKLKNEKIKILAIEQAEDSTMLQDFTLEPSQKYAVVMGNEVKGVQQAVVSASNYCIEIPQFGTKHSLNISVSCGVVLWDLFKKFKF
- a CDS encoding MepB family protein: MDNTLNQIKKAVYSKCNFNISDLNLDPESRAYDACSFKLNGKIIISRNAKITPKKVGQFVTFWKRNTDGIIEPFNETDTIDFFIVNVRTQNEFGQFVFPKSILIKKGIISTVNKEGKRAFRVYPSWDVTKNKQAQLSQKWQLNYFYKINASTNFNEVSKLYNNK